GATATGACCGGTAGGGGCATAAAAAAGACGTGGGTTAGTCCCTACCGATCAACAGGGCTACGACACCCCAGGCACCGAATAGGAACGCCCACGCCGTAACGTGAGCGTTTCACTCGATCTCCCGGTGCCTCTTCAAATGTCGTAGTTTGTTGATGCCGAGATTGCAAGCAATACGCTTATAATCATATATTTATAAGTCTGCAAATGTACATCACTAGGATGTATTTGCAAAGAATGAAATAACCATTTGTCAGAATTTATCGTATGTAATCCAAAACACTGATAACTGTGAATTGTAATTATACCCTTTCTCACATAAAGATACGGAAATTTTCATTTTATGCTAATTCTAGCATCAAAATATTTTTTAGTTCGATGCACTTTCCGGTTTATGGAAAAGAGCAAAGTATTTCTTAAAAATCGGCTAGGCTTAGGTTTAGTCAAATGGATTGCTGGCAATAAAGAACAAGCAAAGAAAAATAAAGAGGCTGGAATCCAGGATTTAAGTTTAGTAAAAAGCCTTCGGGGATTGGAATCTTCATCAGGTATAAGTTACCGGATCTTACAAGGTATTTCCAAAGGAGAAAGAAGCCCTGAATATACAACGTTAGAAGCAATTGCAGAAGCCTTTGGAACAAAGTTAAGTGTATTCCTTGCTTATTGTGAGGCGCTCCCTGATAATGATGTCCAACAGGCAATGGAAGCGAATAAAAAGGCTAAAAGTAAAGAAGCAAATAAGAGAGCAAAGAGTAAAGTTGTAAAAGGAAGAAAAAAACCATAAAATTTATCAAGTAAAATTTCCATCCTGATTCTTGGTCCTATCGTGGAATTTTTTTGAGAGGATATTGTAAATTGCACCGTTAACCATTTACTACCTCCGGGTGTTCACTAATAAATTCCGTTATTATGAGAACTCTATTACTGATCCTCGCAATAGCCTTTCTCTCTGCCTGTAGCTCAAAGAAACTTGGCCGGGAACAAGCAGCAGAAATAATCAAAAAAGCCTATCCCCGCACAATTGATTGGGATATCTATACTGCTGATCCCCAGTCAGCGGCAAAAGCGCTTAATACAAAGTTGGAGCAGGATGGATATATCATCATTCAAAAGAAGCAATCACTGGCGGATATCGGTAATCCATTTATCTCGTTCACAGAAAAATCAAAGCCCTATCTTATGGAAACTCCGGAGAAAGATAAGGCTATTAATGTTCAGAAGGTTAAACTGGCGGAACAGCATTTTAAGGAAGTTACCGGTATGCAACTGTTGAGCAATGATAAGAAGGCTATCGTTGAATATACAGTCATCTATCAAAACGTTACTCCGTTTGTACCTCTTTCAACGCTGAAGATTGAGCCGGAATTAAAGCGTAAAGCATATTTTGCTTTATACGATGATGGCTGGCGTATTGTAGAGAAGCCGGATATCGATTTCCTGGTACAATAACTTCGCGCTCACTATTCAGTAGGTTATCGATAACATTTTTCGAGGTTTTTGATTAAACTATCATTCATTTCATCGGTAATCTCTACAATTCTTCGTTTTTCTGCGAGACTAAGGTGATCACGGCTTTTTTCCTTAGTATATATATCCCGTGGTGGTTTGCTACGCATCTTCCGGTAGAATGTCGGTATGCTCCAGTTACAGTCCTCACAAACTTTTTCCCGGAAACTGGCTCCCATGTTTGAATATAATTCATGGAGGCTGTATAGAACGTTTCGTTTTTCTTTTTTCATATGGGTAGTTTTGATATGGATGAAATTTGTGTGTAATTATTGGCAAACAAGCCGTAGACACGGCTCGTCGGTTATAAACAACAAAAAATGGAAAAAACAAACAATGAATATTTTTGATAAGGCACAATAAGAATAAGGTGCCGTCATATATCTCGCAAGTATCTCTTTTTAGGATATTTGATCGCGCAGCAATTCTATTTTTGTTGGAATTTCTATATCATCAGGTTTTACCATTTTTACCTTGAATAAAGCCTTAGAGCCCTCTCCAGCCATTTTGACCCCTGTTCCTGTCCGGATATCGACAAACCAGAGCATATGCTTTTCTCTTCTCCCTGCAAGGAATTGTTTTGCGCCATTTTCGTAGGCAATCACATAAATGTCGCTTCCCACAAGCTGAATATCATCTAATGGTATTTTCTCCAGGAACACGATACTACCTGCCATAATGAAGGGTGGAACCTTATCTGTCTTTATGTGCATGTAATGTGTGGATTGCAAAAGGAGTTTTTCTTGTTTAGACGTGGTCATATAAATTATTTTAGATAATGAAAATGTCAGATTACTTTCTTCGCCTTCTGATATTTTAAACCTCCGAAAGGTTGCCCTGAAATCGGATCAGTCACCGATTTTATTTTTTTTATCTTCAATGAATCTCTACTTACTGTAACGGATATACGATCTCCAATTTTAAATCCGGCTTGTGCGAGCCAATGACCTGAAAGATTTACCCAGGGAACGCGAATATAATCGCCAATTCTCGGTACTGATTTGTAATGAATCAATACGTTTCGGTTTGTTTTGCTACTCATAAGGGTTGGTTTATGGTTGAAATAGTACGATACGGGCAATATGGGAGCTGTCCAAACTGGCAGACGATTTCAGCTAATGTTCCTTTAATTACGTTCTCTAATTCAGATAATTTTTCAAACAACGTATTTAGATCAATATCAGAGATACTGTATTCATCTGAGAAGTTATACCTCGATTTTTTGTACGCTTGATTGAGTAGTTGCAGCAGTGCATTGTCTCTCGGATCATCTTCCTTGAAAACCTTACCGATATTTTCAGTAAAAAATAGCGTTGCCTTTATAAGTGTATTCAGGTTATGTGTATGTGAAGCTGAGCCCATCACAGATATCAATAAAGCTCTTAATGAATGCTCTGCTGCCTGATGGATGGAAAATGTTGCCAGTGCTGGTTTATTGTTCCGGCGATAGTACGCTGCACCTTCTTGGAAATCATGTACTAAAGAAAAAATTTTATCGAAAATATCCCAGGATTTTTGTTGCATTACTTCAGAAGGTACATAGTGTTTTTTAGGAAGGATAGTATGATGACCGTTATACTTTATGCGTTCCGGTCTGCATACTCGCTCGTAAAACAGATGTCCATCTTTTAGCGCATTATATACCTCACTGGCTGGTCGGATCTGAATATTTACGGGCAATTCAGAATCGAAATATCCGTGAATTTTCTTTTCCAATTCAGCGTGGGGAATTTCGTTATTATGGGTAAGATATAGGAGGCTGGCTGCATAGTCAGCTCTACTATGATACTTTATTAAAAAAATTTTGTCAATCACCGGTATGCTGGTCCCGGAATCAATGATCCCATACATAATTGGATTATCTTCTAGTTTATCGCATTCCTCTTCACATACAATTTCGTCCTCTTCTACCGGATTCATTGTTGTTGACCATTGAATTTTTTCATCTTTCCACAGTTTATGTACAAGATATCCGGCTTCAATGAATTTCTCCAGCATCTCATAAAAGAAAACTATGTCTCCCCTTGTGTTGCGGTCTAGTTCTTTATTATAATTTCCCGTCACGGTCGATTTGATGATCTCCCATAAACTATTACGTAAACCTGATAAGTCATCCAGGAGAAAGAAATCCTGTAATACCTTAAATGGATTTTTAACTTCCGGAAGTGAGAGCGTAAATGTCCGGTTCATCCATGCTGGTTGAAGGTTTGTTCCATCTAACATAAAATTGGGTTTAGATTTGAAGGATAATTTTGGTTGCAGGGATGAAAATATAAGGAATATACAGCGCTATATGTGTTTGGGGTAATCAAGACTAAATCACTGTTCCATATCGTCAAATGAAGGTAGATTCTTATCCTTTCCCCGATTTTTCACTTCATGATTCAATAATTCAAGCGTTTTCTTTAAGTACCCACAGAAGATAAGTATCTCGTGCCTCTTGGATTCAGGGAAGCAAAATATTACATTGCCCTGCGATACCGCGCAAAGGTCGTTGATCATGGATTGAGCAGTATCTAAGGGAAAAATCTTAAAAAGTGAATAGAACATTCCCCATGCCAGTTTGTATTGTTCATCAATTGGCTTTCTTTTAAATGCTTCCAGGAGAACAATTAGTTGCTCATGTTGATTCATAATAGCAGTTTTAGACTTTAGATGTCAATACCATTCTGTCGGACCTGACTGGCCCGATAATAGAATAGACTTTGCAATGTGAAGGGAGAAATCTTGGAAGGACTAAGATGTTATACTGGTGCAGTGTAACTATGATTCTAAAATTACCAAAATGAATATTACAAACCAAATTACTGACCTGTATTTCTCTGGCCGAGGTAAATCATAATCAGCCAAGTTCCCTACCTACCCTCAATATTTTTTTTTCATTTTTCTTTTCCCAACAGATTACTTCTGAAATTATATAAGTTGACCGACAGCAAGTTATCCTCCCTACTACTAGGTGTGTAAGGTTTTTTCGGGTTTATTCAGGTGCATATTTGTACCCGAACAGTTCATAGTACCAGAAGCAGATAGATATGTGGTGAGTGCGTGTGCTTGACAAACATAGGCTGCGTGATGGTGATGATGTGTGGTTTGAAAAATACAGCCTATGTTAAGTTCATTTTCATGGGCGAGCTACCTGATGGTAGCCGCCCTTTTAATCGGCATCTATTACTGTATTGTTATCGTCCGGTATTACCGGAACGATATCAGCAAATTATCTTCTCGCCGCCAAAGAGAAGGTGATGAACCCGTTAGCCCCCAGCTGTCATTGTTTGATGACGCACCTGAAGATCATGCTACCATAAATCCCGCAGACCTTTTTACACCTGCATTGGGGCTATCGGCAAGGATCAGGGAAGTAATGAACAAGGCCGCCAATGAAAAATACAGCAAGGCAGGATTGGTCCTGATTCTGCGCAAACTTATTGCTGAATACCCAGCACTGAAGGGCACACCATTTCAGGTTGCTATCAACAATGTCATTATAACGGAAAGTAAAGCTATGGGTGCCGCTGGCCTTGATGAAGGCGATGTTGATCTTTTGTGGTAAGTACCGACCGGCGGCTACACCTATAGTGTATTTGTGAGATATAAAATGTGAAGTATGAAAGTGAGGTGGTTGAATTTAAAGTATCACAAAGATGTCTGCATTTTCGTAGGGGTTACACTGTTAGTGTCATTGGTTAATACAGCAGTAATGGCCCAGGGAACGGCTGATGGGAAGGCTGGCATAAAAGAGGCCAGCGACAAGGTACGTAGCTATTTTGATACCGGAACAGACTTAATGTACGCGGTTGGCGCCGTCGTTGGATTAATCGGTGCTGTAAAGGTTTATCAGAAGTGGTCCAGTGGAGATCCGGATACATCGCGCGTTGCCGCTGCATGGTTCGGCAGTTGTGTGTTTTTGGTGGTTGTTGCTACCGTGTTGAAATCGTTCTTTGGTATCACCTGATACCAGTTACGCTAAAGAGTACAGTGTATGGCAAACAGTGTTTATACCGTCAATAAAGGAATCAATATCAGTATTGAGTTTAAAGGATTGAAAGCACAGTATATATGGTATTTGGCTGGTGGTCTGCTTGGTATTATGATCCTGTTTGCCATTCTGTATATCGCTGGCGTGAATCCCTATGTATGTGTTGCTATCGCCCTGGGAACGGGAGCTGGTCTGGTTTCATGGGTTTATCGGTTAAGCAATACATACGGTGAACACGGCTTAAGCAAGAAATGGGCAAGGCGGCAAATTCCCCCCTGCATAAGAGCAGGGAAAGGCCATGAAATATTTATTGGCAATATAAGTGGTCGTTATGGTAAAGGTGTTGGAGGAAATGTTGCCAATCATGAGCGTGGAACATGATTGCATACTTTCAAAAAGCGGCGATGTTACTATCGCCTTTCAGGTGCAGCTTCCGGAGATATTTACATTATCCGCCGGTGACTATGAAGCATTGCATCAGACGTTCATAAAAGCGATTAAGGCGCTGCCGAAAAATTCGGTATTCCACAAGCAGGATTGGTTTATCAATCGCCGGTATAAGGGCGACTTTGAAAAAGACGGAGATTCTTTTCTATCCCGGAGCAGTACCCGCTTTTTTAATGAGCGGCCATTTTTGGATCATACCTGCTACATCATGATCACAAGAAGGCTGGATAGCCGTAAACCTTCCAGTTCTCTTTTTTCATCACTGTGTAGGAGGTTTATTATCCCCGGTGAACTGATGCAACCCAATACTCTCCGGGATTTCCTGGATTCAGTTGGACAGTTCAAAAGCATACTGGAAGGCACTGGATTTATTAAGCTGGACCGGATCACTGATGCGGGCTTGATTAGTGATCGGCAGAAAGCTGGCCTCATTGAAAGGTATTGTTTTCTGACGCCTGATGCCGATAGACCCATCAGTAAGGATATTTCTTTTGGTGATGATATCAGGATTGGTGATGACTACCTTCAGATGTACACATTGGCAGATGTAGAAAATCTTCCTGGGTTATGCGGAAGCCGCATAAACTTTGACAAGTATTCAACTGACGCGAACAAATACAGTGTTGGCTTTACCGCTGCTTTGGGGCAGTTGCTTCCCTGTGATCACATTTATAACCAGTTCCTGTTTATTGGTGATGCTTCTGCAAAAATTCAGCAATTGGAGAAAAAGCGCCTGCGGCTGCAATCCCTATCCGCCTATAGTAGAAGAAACACGATGGCAAGGGACGCCATCAATGATTTCCTACAGGAGGCAGTTGGGCAACAGCGGTTACCGGTACAAGCGCACTTTAATATCTGCACCTGGTCAAATGATAGAAGTGTACTGAAGGAGCTAAAAAATCAGGTGGCTACGTCTTTAGCGCAGATAGACGCTTCCACCAAACAGGAAATCGTAGGCGCTCCGCAGATTTTCTGGTCCGCTATCCCTGGCAATGAGGGCGACTTTCCGATGAACGACACATTTGATACGTTCTGCGAGCAGGCATGTTGCTTTCTGACCCTCGAAACCAGTTACCGTAATAGCATCAGTCCTTTTGGTATTCGGCTGGGTGATCGTCAGACAGGACGGCCATTGCATGTGGATATCTCGGATGAGCCCATGCGCCAGGGAATCATTACCAACAGGAATAAAATTGTCATAGGCGGTAGCGGTTCCGGGAAGAGCATGTTTATGTGCTCACTCTTGCGCAGCTACTTTGAACAGGGGGCGCACTGCGTTGTACTAGACGTTGGAGGTAGCTATACCGGATTGTGCAAATTGCTCAATGGCTATTATTTCTCTTATACAGAACAAGATCCTATCAAGTTTAATCCCTTCTATATATCGGAGAGCGATACTCTGGATGTAGAAAAAAGGGAAAGCCTTAAAACCTTGATACTTGCTTTGTGGAAGCGGGAAAGCGAATCATTCAACCGGTCGGAATATGTCGCGATATCAAACGCGCTCATGTTGTATTATCAGAAGCTGGATAGCGATAAATCCATTTTTCCCTGTTTTGACACCTTCTACGAGTTTTTGCAGGATGAATATGTAGGCATCCTGGAAAAGGAAAGGGTACAAACCAAAGACTTTGATATTAACAACCTCTTGTATGTTTTAAAACCGTATTTCAGCGGAGGGGAATTTTCCTACCTACTTAATGCCAGGGAGAATCTTAATTTATTGGAAGAGAGGTTTGTTGTCATAGAACTGGACAATATCACCGAGAACCCAATACTATTCCCAGTGGTAACGCTTTTGTGTATGGAGATGTTCATTTCCAAGATGAGAAAGCTGAAAGGTGTGCGGAAACTCATTGTTATAGAGGAAGCCTGGAAGGCGATCATGCGTAACGGCATGGCGGAGTTCATGAAATATCTTTATAAAACCATCCGAAAATTCTACGGGGAAGCCTATACGGTAACACAGGAACTATCAGACCTTATCAGTTCTCCGATTGTCAAAGAAGCCATCATTTCAAATGCTGATTGTAAGATTCTGCTTGACATGCGGAAATTCTCTAACAAGTTTTCCGATATCCAGGCACTTCTGGGCATGAGCGACAAAGGGAAAGAAATGGTGTTGTCCGTCAACCGTTCCAACGAGCCAGGGCGCAGGTACAGAGAGGTGTTTATTGATCTCGGTGGGCAGGTGATGAAAGTTTACCGCTATGAGCCCTCACCTGAAGAGTATTATGCTTATTCCACAGAGGAAACTGAAAAGATGAAAGTGATGGCCTATGCTGACAAATATGGAGGTGACATACGCAGAGGAATCACAGCGCTTGTTCAGGAATTACTTGACCAGCAAAATTGAGCGGTATGAAAAGTGTGTATAAGGTAATGCTGTGTGCTGTATTGTGTTGTGGCCTTGTTGTAATGCCAACAAAGAAAAGCCAAGCCATTGTTTGGGTCGTGATAAAAGCTGCGGCAAAAAAGGTTATCAAAGCGCTGGACCTCCAGATTCAACGTCTTCAGAACAACACTATTGTTTTGCAAAATGCACAAAAGACGTTGGAAAACGCATTGTCCAAATTGAAGTTGCAGGAAATCGCCGGCTGGACTGAAAAGCAGCGTCAATTATATGCTGGTTATTTTGAAGAGTTGTGGAAGGTAAAGAATGCTATCTCCACCTATAAAAAGATAAAAGAAATAGTTCAGCAGCAGGTGGTCCTGGTGAATGAGTATAAAAAGGCGTATGAGCTTCTCCGGAAGGATACCCGCTTTACCCCGGAGGAAATCGATTATATGTATAAAGTTTATTCTGGCATCCTCTCAGAAAGCCTAAAGAATGTAGATCAGCTCCTTTTGGTCTGCAACTCTTTCGCTACTCAAATGTCAGACGGAAGGAGATTGGAGATTATCGCTGATGCTGCTGCCGGTATTGAGGAAAACATGACTGCACTGCGTCAGTTCACAAATTACAATATCGGTATCAGTATGCAACGAGCGAATGGGGCTAGTGAGATTGATATGGTGCGGCGCATGTACGGTTTGCCAGCCAAGTGATGTATAATATAATATGGTGTGGTATGAGAGTGGTGATGTTGGTCTGTATTATAGTTTTCTCTTCTCTTCATTTAAAAGCGCAAACTTTTAATGAATGGTTTCGTCAGAAGAAGACACAGCGTGAGTATCTGATAAAGCAAATAGCCTTATTGCAGCAGTATATTGGTTATGCCAAGAAGGGCTATGACATTGCGCAGAAGGGGCTTGGAACTATATCGCAGATAAAGAATGGTGATCTGAAAATTCACCAGGTATTCTTTAATGCTTTGAAGGAGGTGAATCCCTCTTTGGTAAACTATCCCAAAGCTGCCGATATCATTGCTTCTATTGTATCTATGGATGCCTCATGCAATCGAGTATTACGATACGTCAACGCCAACGATCTCGCTGATGAGGGTAACCGGGATTATGCGCAAAAGGTCTTCAGGAATATCAAGACTGAAAACAAGCTGTCGTTTGATGACTTGATGCTTGTTATTTCAAATGATCACTTGCAGTTGTCCGATGATCAGCGTCTTTCCAGGATAGACCAGTTGTATTCTGTGGTAAAGGATAGAGGTGCGTTTGTTGCTTCTTTCATCAACCAGTTGGATATGTTGATACGACAACGACATTCTGAAATAGCTGATGTGGAGATGGAACGGGTTATGTATGGACTAAAATAATTTTTTTATGAAGAGTGTGATTTGTGTTGTGGTATTAGTGATCTCTTCACAGTTGTTATTGTCTATCCCTGCTAAAGCACAGGCGGACGAACTCGCACAACTGGCGTTGAATATCCAGAAATTGAGCCAGCTGAAAAAGATTCTGCAAAATATGTACAATGGCTATCAGATCATCAGCAAAGGATACAATACTGTCAAAGACCTTTCACAGGGCAACTTTAATCTACATGAGGTTTTCCTAAATGGCTTATATGCGGTCAATCCTGCAATAAAGAACTACAAGCGTGTTGGGGATATCATTAATTACCAGGCCCGGATTGTGAAAGGATATAAGTCCGCTTTCAATACATTCAGGTCTTCCAGCCTTTTCAGTGTCGAGGAAATAGAATACATGTCTACCGTGTATGCCCGTCTAACAAAGGAGAGCCTGAAGAATCTGGAAGAGCTGATGTTAATAGTAACGGCTAGTAAGCTAAGAATGAGTGATGACGAACGTTTGAAGGGAATTGATCGTATTTATGCTGACATGGAGGACGCCTGGTTGTTCTTGTGTGATTTTAACAACAGAGCCGAGATGCTCGGTTTTCAGCGAGCGAAAGCAAATAATGATGTAGAAACAGTGAAGGTTCTCTACAGTATCGGGAAATTAAACTGAGGTATATGAAATGGTGTATGATGTTGCTGGCATGTGCAGCTATGGGGATTTTATTGCCGGGTATTTGCAACGCGCAGAGTGTTACTGATAGCATTGGCGGGTTACACGGGGTGTTGGACAAGTTATATGATGACATGATCCCGTTATGCGGTGAGATGATAGATATAGGCAGGGCTATTGCAGGTTTTGCAGCCATCTGGTTTATATCTGCACGTGTGTGGAAGCATATAGCAAACGCTGAACCCGTTGATCTATATCCATTGCTAAGACCTTTCGTTATCACCCTTGCTATCGGGATGTTTCCGCAGGTACTGGACGTTCTTAACGGAATTATGAAGCCTACCGTAACTGCAACATCGGGTATCGTTAAAGATGGCGATTCCGCCATAGCCACACTCTTGCAGAAGAAGCAGGACGCTATCAAGACAACGGAGTATTATAAAATGTATGTCGGTGTCGATGGTCGAGGCGACTATGATCGGTGGTATAAATACTATCATCCTAATGATCCGGATAGGCAAAATGAGGGCGTGTTTGAGAGGATGGGAAATGATATAAAGTTCGGCCTGGAGCAGACGGCTTACTCGATACGAAACTCTGTTAAACAATTTCTTTCTGAAGTCCTCCAGGTGCTTTTTCAAGCCGCATCTCTCTGCATCAATACTGTCAGAACTTTCTATCTTATTGTGTTGGCAATATTGGGCCCTCTTGTTTTCGGCATCTCCGTATTCGATGGATTCCAGCAGTCGATTATGAGTTGGCTGGGGCGTTATATAAACTATTTTTTGTGGTTGCCTGTTGCTAATATTTTTGGTGCAATTATTAATAAAATCCAGATCAATATGCTACAGATAGATATTGATCAGATCACGAAATACGGTGATACTTCTTTCGGCGCGAACGATACCGCTTACTTGATTTTCCTGATCATGGGTATCGTAGGATACTTTACCGTCCCCAGTGTTGCAGGATATGTAGTACATGTTGCCGGCGGTAATCCTCTTTTACAGAAGATCACTGGCATATCCGCTGCCGCAGCTACAGGCGGTGCCGGCATGGCCGCTTCCCGGTTGGGTCAAGGGATATCAAACGCTTACAATGCACCAAAGAATTTTAATGAAGGGTATAGTGGTCAGAATAAAGGGTCTGGTGTCATGGCCGATGCTGGTCGTGTTGCTGGAAATACCGGAGCATACATGTATGATCAGTTGAATAAGTTGTAAATGTGGAGATATGTTTCGTCAACTAAAGAATATCGATACCGCTTTCAGGTACATTCGGGCCTTTTCCATCGCTGTTATATTAGGGAATACGCTATTAGCTTGTTTCTGTTATTATCAGAGTTACCGGTTGGCGGGGAAGGTGCAGGGAAAAATTTACGTGCTATACGGTGATAAGGTAATTGAAGCCTTTGCGGATGATCGAAAAAACTATCTGCCGGTAGAAGCCAGAGCACATGTAAAGGACTTTCATCGTTTGTTTTTCACACTTGATCCCGATGAAAGGCTTATACAGTCCAACATCGCAAAGGCAATGTACCTGGCAGATGCCTCCGCACGGGCAAAGTACCAGAGCCTGAAAGAAAGCGGCTTTTATACAAGCGTTATCTCCGGAAACGTGAGCCAGAGAATAGAGGTAGACAGCGTAAATGTGGATTTTAATCGAAAACCTTTTGCATTTCGTTGCTATGCAACACTTCAAATACGCCGCCCTACAAGCATCACGACTAGAAGCCTTGTTACTGAGGGATATTTACAGGACGCAAAAACATCTGATAATAATTCTCATGGCTTCCTGATCCTGAATTGGACCATCATCAGAAATGAAGATTTGAATGTCATAAACAGATAATATATGCATTGGAATGGTAGGCATAAACGGAGAAGTAGTGTGCAGGATCACCGTGGTGAATCTTATGCCTGGCTGGACAGACTTTCCGCGGAATGGAAGAGA
The genomic region above belongs to Chitinophaga sp. 180180018-3 and contains:
- a CDS encoding SymE family type I addiction module toxin, whose translation is MSSKTNRNVLIHYKSVPRIGDYIRVPWVNLSGHWLAQAGFKIGDRISVTVSRDSLKIKKIKSVTDPISGQPFGGLKYQKAKKVI
- a CDS encoding HEPN domain-containing protein, which translates into the protein MLDGTNLQPAWMNRTFTLSLPEVKNPFKVLQDFFLLDDLSGLRNSLWEIIKSTVTGNYNKELDRNTRGDIVFFYEMLEKFIEAGYLVHKLWKDEKIQWSTTMNPVEEDEIVCEEECDKLEDNPIMYGIIDSGTSIPVIDKIFLIKYHSRADYAASLLYLTHNNEIPHAELEKKIHGYFDSELPVNIQIRPASEVYNALKDGHLFYERVCRPERIKYNGHHTILPKKHYVPSEVMQQKSWDIFDKIFSLVHDFQEGAAYYRRNNKPALATFSIHQAAEHSLRALLISVMGSASHTHNLNTLIKATLFFTENIGKVFKEDDPRDNALLQLLNQAYKKSRYNFSDEYSISDIDLNTLFEKLSELENVIKGTLAEIVCQFGQLPYCPYRTISTINQPL
- a CDS encoding DUF4134 domain-containing protein, which produces MKVRWLNLKYHKDVCIFVGVTLLVSLVNTAVMAQGTADGKAGIKEASDKVRSYFDTGTDLMYAVGAVVGLIGAVKVYQKWSSGDPDTSRVAAAWFGSCVFLVVVATVLKSFFGIT
- a CDS encoding DUF4133 domain-containing protein, whose protein sequence is MANSVYTVNKGINISIEFKGLKAQYIWYLAGGLLGIMILFAILYIAGVNPYVCVAIALGTGAGLVSWVYRLSNTYGEHGLSKKWARRQIPPCIRAGKGHEIFIGNISGRYGKGVGGNVANHERGT
- a CDS encoding TraG family conjugative transposon ATPase, with translation MSVEHDCILSKSGDVTIAFQVQLPEIFTLSAGDYEALHQTFIKAIKALPKNSVFHKQDWFINRRYKGDFEKDGDSFLSRSSTRFFNERPFLDHTCYIMITRRLDSRKPSSSLFSSLCRRFIIPGELMQPNTLRDFLDSVGQFKSILEGTGFIKLDRITDAGLISDRQKAGLIERYCFLTPDADRPISKDISFGDDIRIGDDYLQMYTLADVENLPGLCGSRINFDKYSTDANKYSVGFTAALGQLLPCDHIYNQFLFIGDASAKIQQLEKKRLRLQSLSAYSRRNTMARDAINDFLQEAVGQQRLPVQAHFNICTWSNDRSVLKELKNQVATSLAQIDASTKQEIVGAPQIFWSAIPGNEGDFPMNDTFDTFCEQACCFLTLETSYRNSISPFGIRLGDRQTGRPLHVDISDEPMRQGIITNRNKIVIGGSGSGKSMFMCSLLRSYFEQGAHCVVLDVGGSYTGLCKLLNGYYFSYTEQDPIKFNPFYISESDTLDVEKRESLKTLILALWKRESESFNRSEYVAISNALMLYYQKLDSDKSIFPCFDTFYEFLQDEYVGILEKERVQTKDFDINNLLYVLKPYFSGGEFSYLLNARENLNLLEERFVVIELDNITENPILFPVVTLLCMEMFISKMRKLKGVRKLIVIEEAWKAIMRNGMAEFMKYLYKTIRKFYGEAYTVTQELSDLISSPIVKEAIISNADCKILLDMRKFSNKFSDIQALLGMSDKGKEMVLSVNRSNEPGRRYREVFIDLGGQVMKVYRYEPSPEEYYAYSTEETEKMKVMAYADKYGGDIRRGITALVQELLDQQN
- a CDS encoding conjugal transfer protein TraI, with the protein product MKSVYKVMLCAVLCCGLVVMPTKKSQAIVWVVIKAAAKKVIKALDLQIQRLQNNTIVLQNAQKTLENALSKLKLQEIAGWTEKQRQLYAGYFEELWKVKNAISTYKKIKEIVQQQVVLVNEYKKAYELLRKDTRFTPEEIDYMYKVYSGILSESLKNVDQLLLVCNSFATQMSDGRRLEIIADAAAGIEENMTALRQFTNYNIGISMQRANGASEIDMVRRMYGLPAK
- a CDS encoding TerB family tellurite resistance protein — translated: MKSVICVVVLVISSQLLLSIPAKAQADELAQLALNIQKLSQLKKILQNMYNGYQIISKGYNTVKDLSQGNFNLHEVFLNGLYAVNPAIKNYKRVGDIINYQARIVKGYKSAFNTFRSSSLFSVEEIEYMSTVYARLTKESLKNLEELMLIVTASKLRMSDDERLKGIDRIYADMEDAWLFLCDFNNRAEMLGFQRAKANNDVETVKVLYSIGKLN
- the traJ gene encoding conjugative transposon protein TraJ translates to MKWCMMLLACAAMGILLPGICNAQSVTDSIGGLHGVLDKLYDDMIPLCGEMIDIGRAIAGFAAIWFISARVWKHIANAEPVDLYPLLRPFVITLAIGMFPQVLDVLNGIMKPTVTATSGIVKDGDSAIATLLQKKQDAIKTTEYYKMYVGVDGRGDYDRWYKYYHPNDPDRQNEGVFERMGNDIKFGLEQTAYSIRNSVKQFLSEVLQVLFQAASLCINTVRTFYLIVLAILGPLVFGISVFDGFQQSIMSWLGRYINYFLWLPVANIFGAIINKIQINMLQIDIDQITKYGDTSFGANDTAYLIFLIMGIVGYFTVPSVAGYVVHVAGGNPLLQKITGISAAAATGGAGMAASRLGQGISNAYNAPKNFNEGYSGQNKGSGVMADAGRVAGNTGAYMYDQLNKL
- the traK gene encoding conjugative transposon protein TraK, which encodes MFRQLKNIDTAFRYIRAFSIAVILGNTLLACFCYYQSYRLAGKVQGKIYVLYGDKVIEAFADDRKNYLPVEARAHVKDFHRLFFTLDPDERLIQSNIAKAMYLADASARAKYQSLKESGFYTSVISGNVSQRIEVDSVNVDFNRKPFAFRCYATLQIRRPTSITTRSLVTEGYLQDAKTSDNNSHGFLILNWTIIRNEDLNVINR